The following coding sequences are from one Gossypium raimondii isolate GPD5lz chromosome 4, ASM2569854v1, whole genome shotgun sequence window:
- the LOC105768098 gene encoding uncharacterized protein LOC105768098 isoform X2 — translation MINTANGTISTSSSSANAQSPGLKTYFKTPEGRYKLHYEKTHPSSLLHYAHGKTVTQVTLAHLKEKPAPSTPTSSSSSYSASGGVRSAAARWLGAGNGSRTLGFAGGNGGSKSISSTSRIGSLGASSSSNSITNMNFDGKGTYLIFNVGDAIFISDLNSQDKDPIKSINFSNSNPICHAFDQDAKDGHDLLIGLNSGDVYSVSLRQQLQDVGKKLVGAQHYNKDGSVNNSRCTGIAWVPGSDGVFVVAHADGNMYVYEKNKEGAGDSSFPVVKDQTQFSVSHARYSKSNPMARWHVCQGSINSIAFSHDGAYLATVGRDGYLRVFDYSKEQLVCGGKSYYGALLCCAWSMDGKYILTGGEDDLVQVWSMEDRKVVAWGEGHNSWVSGVAFDSYWSSPNSDGTGETVMYRFGSVGQDTQLLLWDLEMDEIVVPLRLCPPGGSPTYTTGSQSSHWDNISPLGTLQPAPSIRDVPKVSPLVAHRVHNEPLSGLIFTQESVLTVCREGHIKIWMRPGVGESHSSNSETVLTNSLKDKPFVSSKIGSSSYKQ, via the exons ATGATCAACACGGCCAACGGTACGATTTCGACCTCTTCGTCCTCGGCAAACGCTCAATCGCCGGGTTTGAAGACTTATTTTAAAACCCCAGAAGGTCGATATAAGCTTCACTATGAAAAGACTCACCCTTCTAGCCTTCTTCACTATGCTCATGGCAAAACTGTTACTCAG GTTACCCTAGCACATTTGAAGGAGAAGCCAGCTCCATCAACTCCGACGTCTTCATCGTCCAGCTACAGTGCCAGTGGTGGGGTCAGATCAGCAGCAGCAAGGTGGCTAGGTGCTGGGAACGGGAGCCGCACGCTTGGATTTGCTGGGGGGAATGGTGGGAGTAAAAGTATTAGTAGTACTAGTAGGATTGGGTCATTGGGTGCTTCAAGTTCTAGTAATTCAATCACTAATATGAATTTTGATGGGAAAGGGACTTATTTAATCTTTAACGTTGGTGATGCTATCTTTATAAGTGATTTGAATTCTCAGGACAAG GATCCAATAAAGTCTATCAATTTCAGTAATTCGAACCCTATCTGCCACGCATTTGATCAAGATGCCAAAGATGGCCATGATTTGCTTATCGGGTTGAATTCTGGTGATG TTTACTCTGTGTCACTGAGGCAGCAGTTACAGGATGTTGGAAAGAAGCTTGTTGGGGCGCAGCATTACAACAAAGATGGTTCTGTCAATAACAG TCGGTGTACTGGTATTGCATGGGTTCCCGGAAGTGATGGTGTTTTTGTGGTGGCTCATGCTGATGGAAACATGTACGTGTATGAAAAG AACAAGGAAGGAGCTGGTGATTCTTCATTCCCTGTTGTAAAAGACCAAACTCAATTTTCAGTTTCACATGCACGTTACAGTAAG AGTAACCCAATGGCGAGATGGCATGTTTGTCAAGGTTCAATTAATAGCATTGCTTTCTCCCATGATGGGGCATACTTAGCAACTGTTGGAAGAGATG GCTATCTGCGAGTTTTTGACTATTCAAAAGAACAGCTTGTATGTGGTGGCAAAAGTTATTATGGTGCTCTACTATGTTGCGCTTGGAG TATGGATGGGAAATATATTCTGACTGGAGGTGAAGATGACTTGGTTCAAGTTTGGAGTATGGAAGATCGAAAGGTTGTGGCATGGGGTGAGGGGCACAACTCATGG GTTAGTGGAGTGGCATTTGATTCGTATTGGTCATCACCTAATTCTGATGGCACAGGGGAGACTGTGATGTACCGGTTTGGTTCTGTTGGTCAG GACACACAGTTGTTATTGTGGGACCTGGAAATGGATGAGATTGTAGTGCCATTGCGTCTATGCCCTCCTGGTGGGTCTCCCACTTACACAACTGGGAGCCAATCTTCCCACTGGGACAACATAAGCCCATTGGGTACCCTGCAACCTGCCCCAAGTATCCGAGATGTTCCGAAAGTTTCTCCACTGGTTGCTCATCGTGTTCACAACGAACCACTCTCGGGCTTGATTTTTACCCAGGAATCAGTACTTACTGTTTGTCGAGAGGGACACATAAAAATCTGGATGAGACCCGGTGTTGGGGAAAGCCACTCAAGCAACAGTGAAACAGTGCTAACTAACAGTTTGAAGGATAAGCCGTTTGTATCCAGCAAGATTGGGAGTTCTAGCTACAAACAATGA
- the LOC105768099 gene encoding probable E3 ubiquitin-protein ligase LOG2 — translation MGNIGSSGVSGRRRHGSRRNHPPPPHPPPPAQPQPEISANRYVFAAATPYPPQYPNTNAPQYYQYPGYYPHQPPVPLPLPAPYDHHHHHRGGPHIEPASWSRYACGPMITPPPPYIEHQKAVTIKNDVNLKKETLKFEADELNPGKFLVSFTFDATVAGRITVIFFAKEGEDCNLTAMKESILPPVIVPFEQGLGQKFRLPSGTGIDFSMFEESELLKVDEVDIYHLAVKAEALPLNQNVSDGNQESGAMNSQITQAVFEKEKGEYQTRVVKQILWVNGKRYELQEIYGIGNSVDNDVDPNDSGKECVICLSEPRDTTVLPCRHMCMCSSCAKVLRCQTNRCPICRQPVERLLEIKVNNGPDE, via the exons ATGGGGAACATCGGAAGTAGCGGAGTAAGTGGCCGGAGAAGGCACGGAAGCAGGCGAAATCATCCTCCGCCACCACATCCACCTCCTCCAGCTCAGCCCCAACCTGAAATCTCGGCCAACCGTTACGTCTTTGCCGCCGCAACGCCTTACCCGCCACAATACCCGAATACCAACGCACCCCAGTACTACCAGTACCCAGGGTACTACCCCCACCAGCCGCCTGTGCCGTTGCCGCTTCCGGCGCCTTAcgatcatcatcaccatcatcgaGGTGGACCCCACATAGAGCCCGCCAGTTGGAGTAGATATGCTTGTGGACCGATGATTACTCCACCGCCGCCGTATATAGAGCATCAAAAGGCGGTTACTATAAAAAATGACGTAAATTTGAAGAAGGAAACTTTGAAATTCGAAGCTGATGAGCTGAATCCTGGGAAGTTCTTGGTTTCTTTCACGTTTGATGCTACTGTTGCTGGAAG GATTACTGTTATTTTCTTTGCAAAAGAAGGTGAAGACTGCAATCTGACGGCAATGAAGGAAAGTATTCTACCCCCAGTAATTGTGCCTTTCGAACAAGGTCTAGGACAGAAGTTTAGACTGCCGTCTGGAACAGGGATCGATTTCTCTATGTTTGAGGAGTCGGAATTACTGAAAGTAGATGAAGTGGATATCTATCATCTGGCTGTGAAAGCAGAGGCATTGCCTCTTAACCAAAATGTGTCAGATGGAAACCAGGAGTCAGGAGCCATGAATTCTCAGATAACTCAGGCGGTGTTTGAGAAGGAGAAGGGTGAATACCAGACCAGAGTAGTGAAACAGATTCTGTGGGTGAATGGGAAGAGGTATGAGCTGCAAGAAATATATGGGATCGGAAATTCAGTTGACAATGATGTTGATCCAAATGATAGTGGAAAAGAATGCGTTATTTGCCTTTCAGAACCTCGGGACACTACTGTTCTTCCCTGCAGGCACATG TGCATGTGCAGCTCTTGTGCAAAGGTTTTGAGATGCCAGACGAATCGGTGCCCAATCTGTAGGCAACCGGTTGAGAGGCTTTTGGAGATAAAGGTCAACAATGGCCCTGATGAATGA
- the LOC105768098 gene encoding uncharacterized protein LOC105768098 isoform X1 — MINTANGTISTSSSSANAQSPGLKTYFKTPEGRYKLHYEKTHPSSLLHYAHGKTVTQVTLAHLKEKPAPSTPTSSSSSYSASGGVRSAAARWLGAGNGSRTLGFAGGNGGSKSISSTSRIGSLGASSSSNSITNMNFDGKGTYLIFNVGDAIFISDLNSQDKDPIKSINFSNSNPICHAFDQDAKDGHDLLIGLNSGDVYSVSLRQQLQDVGKKLVGAQHYNKDGSVNNSSRCTGIAWVPGSDGVFVVAHADGNMYVYEKNKEGAGDSSFPVVKDQTQFSVSHARYSKSNPMARWHVCQGSINSIAFSHDGAYLATVGRDGYLRVFDYSKEQLVCGGKSYYGALLCCAWSMDGKYILTGGEDDLVQVWSMEDRKVVAWGEGHNSWVSGVAFDSYWSSPNSDGTGETVMYRFGSVGQDTQLLLWDLEMDEIVVPLRLCPPGGSPTYTTGSQSSHWDNISPLGTLQPAPSIRDVPKVSPLVAHRVHNEPLSGLIFTQESVLTVCREGHIKIWMRPGVGESHSSNSETVLTNSLKDKPFVSSKIGSSSYKQ, encoded by the exons ATGATCAACACGGCCAACGGTACGATTTCGACCTCTTCGTCCTCGGCAAACGCTCAATCGCCGGGTTTGAAGACTTATTTTAAAACCCCAGAAGGTCGATATAAGCTTCACTATGAAAAGACTCACCCTTCTAGCCTTCTTCACTATGCTCATGGCAAAACTGTTACTCAG GTTACCCTAGCACATTTGAAGGAGAAGCCAGCTCCATCAACTCCGACGTCTTCATCGTCCAGCTACAGTGCCAGTGGTGGGGTCAGATCAGCAGCAGCAAGGTGGCTAGGTGCTGGGAACGGGAGCCGCACGCTTGGATTTGCTGGGGGGAATGGTGGGAGTAAAAGTATTAGTAGTACTAGTAGGATTGGGTCATTGGGTGCTTCAAGTTCTAGTAATTCAATCACTAATATGAATTTTGATGGGAAAGGGACTTATTTAATCTTTAACGTTGGTGATGCTATCTTTATAAGTGATTTGAATTCTCAGGACAAG GATCCAATAAAGTCTATCAATTTCAGTAATTCGAACCCTATCTGCCACGCATTTGATCAAGATGCCAAAGATGGCCATGATTTGCTTATCGGGTTGAATTCTGGTGATG TTTACTCTGTGTCACTGAGGCAGCAGTTACAGGATGTTGGAAAGAAGCTTGTTGGGGCGCAGCATTACAACAAAGATGGTTCTGTCAATAACAG CAGTCGGTGTACTGGTATTGCATGGGTTCCCGGAAGTGATGGTGTTTTTGTGGTGGCTCATGCTGATGGAAACATGTACGTGTATGAAAAG AACAAGGAAGGAGCTGGTGATTCTTCATTCCCTGTTGTAAAAGACCAAACTCAATTTTCAGTTTCACATGCACGTTACAGTAAG AGTAACCCAATGGCGAGATGGCATGTTTGTCAAGGTTCAATTAATAGCATTGCTTTCTCCCATGATGGGGCATACTTAGCAACTGTTGGAAGAGATG GCTATCTGCGAGTTTTTGACTATTCAAAAGAACAGCTTGTATGTGGTGGCAAAAGTTATTATGGTGCTCTACTATGTTGCGCTTGGAG TATGGATGGGAAATATATTCTGACTGGAGGTGAAGATGACTTGGTTCAAGTTTGGAGTATGGAAGATCGAAAGGTTGTGGCATGGGGTGAGGGGCACAACTCATGG GTTAGTGGAGTGGCATTTGATTCGTATTGGTCATCACCTAATTCTGATGGCACAGGGGAGACTGTGATGTACCGGTTTGGTTCTGTTGGTCAG GACACACAGTTGTTATTGTGGGACCTGGAAATGGATGAGATTGTAGTGCCATTGCGTCTATGCCCTCCTGGTGGGTCTCCCACTTACACAACTGGGAGCCAATCTTCCCACTGGGACAACATAAGCCCATTGGGTACCCTGCAACCTGCCCCAAGTATCCGAGATGTTCCGAAAGTTTCTCCACTGGTTGCTCATCGTGTTCACAACGAACCACTCTCGGGCTTGATTTTTACCCAGGAATCAGTACTTACTGTTTGTCGAGAGGGACACATAAAAATCTGGATGAGACCCGGTGTTGGGGAAAGCCACTCAAGCAACAGTGAAACAGTGCTAACTAACAGTTTGAAGGATAAGCCGTTTGTATCCAGCAAGATTGGGAGTTCTAGCTACAAACAATGA
- the LOC105768098 gene encoding uncharacterized protein LOC105768098 isoform X3: MINTANGTISTSSSSANAQSPGLKTYFKTPEGRYKLHYEKTHPSSLLHYAHGKTVTQVTLAHLKEKPAPSTPTSSSSSYSASGGVRSAAARWLGAGNGSRTLGFAGGNGGSKSISSTSRIGSLGASSSSNSITNMNFDGKGTYLIFNVGDAIFISDLNSQDKDPIKSINFSNSNPICHAFDQDAKDGHDLLIGLNSVYSVSLRQQLQDVGKKLVGAQHYNKDGSVNNSSRCTGIAWVPGSDGVFVVAHADGNMYVYEKNKEGAGDSSFPVVKDQTQFSVSHARYSKSNPMARWHVCQGSINSIAFSHDGAYLATVGRDGYLRVFDYSKEQLVCGGKSYYGALLCCAWSMDGKYILTGGEDDLVQVWSMEDRKVVAWGEGHNSWVSGVAFDSYWSSPNSDGTGETVMYRFGSVGQDTQLLLWDLEMDEIVVPLRLCPPGGSPTYTTGSQSSHWDNISPLGTLQPAPSIRDVPKVSPLVAHRVHNEPLSGLIFTQESVLTVCREGHIKIWMRPGVGESHSSNSETVLTNSLKDKPFVSSKIGSSSYKQ, from the exons ATGATCAACACGGCCAACGGTACGATTTCGACCTCTTCGTCCTCGGCAAACGCTCAATCGCCGGGTTTGAAGACTTATTTTAAAACCCCAGAAGGTCGATATAAGCTTCACTATGAAAAGACTCACCCTTCTAGCCTTCTTCACTATGCTCATGGCAAAACTGTTACTCAG GTTACCCTAGCACATTTGAAGGAGAAGCCAGCTCCATCAACTCCGACGTCTTCATCGTCCAGCTACAGTGCCAGTGGTGGGGTCAGATCAGCAGCAGCAAGGTGGCTAGGTGCTGGGAACGGGAGCCGCACGCTTGGATTTGCTGGGGGGAATGGTGGGAGTAAAAGTATTAGTAGTACTAGTAGGATTGGGTCATTGGGTGCTTCAAGTTCTAGTAATTCAATCACTAATATGAATTTTGATGGGAAAGGGACTTATTTAATCTTTAACGTTGGTGATGCTATCTTTATAAGTGATTTGAATTCTCAGGACAAG GATCCAATAAAGTCTATCAATTTCAGTAATTCGAACCCTATCTGCCACGCATTTGATCAAGATGCCAAAGATGGCCATGATTTGCTTATCGGGTTGAATTCTG TTTACTCTGTGTCACTGAGGCAGCAGTTACAGGATGTTGGAAAGAAGCTTGTTGGGGCGCAGCATTACAACAAAGATGGTTCTGTCAATAACAG CAGTCGGTGTACTGGTATTGCATGGGTTCCCGGAAGTGATGGTGTTTTTGTGGTGGCTCATGCTGATGGAAACATGTACGTGTATGAAAAG AACAAGGAAGGAGCTGGTGATTCTTCATTCCCTGTTGTAAAAGACCAAACTCAATTTTCAGTTTCACATGCACGTTACAGTAAG AGTAACCCAATGGCGAGATGGCATGTTTGTCAAGGTTCAATTAATAGCATTGCTTTCTCCCATGATGGGGCATACTTAGCAACTGTTGGAAGAGATG GCTATCTGCGAGTTTTTGACTATTCAAAAGAACAGCTTGTATGTGGTGGCAAAAGTTATTATGGTGCTCTACTATGTTGCGCTTGGAG TATGGATGGGAAATATATTCTGACTGGAGGTGAAGATGACTTGGTTCAAGTTTGGAGTATGGAAGATCGAAAGGTTGTGGCATGGGGTGAGGGGCACAACTCATGG GTTAGTGGAGTGGCATTTGATTCGTATTGGTCATCACCTAATTCTGATGGCACAGGGGAGACTGTGATGTACCGGTTTGGTTCTGTTGGTCAG GACACACAGTTGTTATTGTGGGACCTGGAAATGGATGAGATTGTAGTGCCATTGCGTCTATGCCCTCCTGGTGGGTCTCCCACTTACACAACTGGGAGCCAATCTTCCCACTGGGACAACATAAGCCCATTGGGTACCCTGCAACCTGCCCCAAGTATCCGAGATGTTCCGAAAGTTTCTCCACTGGTTGCTCATCGTGTTCACAACGAACCACTCTCGGGCTTGATTTTTACCCAGGAATCAGTACTTACTGTTTGTCGAGAGGGACACATAAAAATCTGGATGAGACCCGGTGTTGGGGAAAGCCACTCAAGCAACAGTGAAACAGTGCTAACTAACAGTTTGAAGGATAAGCCGTTTGTATCCAGCAAGATTGGGAGTTCTAGCTACAAACAATGA
- the LOC105768098 gene encoding uncharacterized protein LOC105768098 isoform X4 — protein MINTANGTISTSSSSANAQSPGLKTYFKTPEGRYKLHYEKTHPSSLLHYAHGKTVTQVTLAHLKEKPAPSTPTSSSSSYSASGGVRSAAARWLGAGNGSRTLGFAGGNGGSKSISSTSRIGSLGASSSSNSITNMNFDGKGTYLIFNVGDAIFISDLNSQDKDPIKSINFSNSNPICHAFDQDAKDGHDLLIGLNSVYSVSLRQQLQDVGKKLVGAQHYNKDGSVNNSRCTGIAWVPGSDGVFVVAHADGNMYVYEKNKEGAGDSSFPVVKDQTQFSVSHARYSKSNPMARWHVCQGSINSIAFSHDGAYLATVGRDGYLRVFDYSKEQLVCGGKSYYGALLCCAWSMDGKYILTGGEDDLVQVWSMEDRKVVAWGEGHNSWVSGVAFDSYWSSPNSDGTGETVMYRFGSVGQDTQLLLWDLEMDEIVVPLRLCPPGGSPTYTTGSQSSHWDNISPLGTLQPAPSIRDVPKVSPLVAHRVHNEPLSGLIFTQESVLTVCREGHIKIWMRPGVGESHSSNSETVLTNSLKDKPFVSSKIGSSSYKQ, from the exons ATGATCAACACGGCCAACGGTACGATTTCGACCTCTTCGTCCTCGGCAAACGCTCAATCGCCGGGTTTGAAGACTTATTTTAAAACCCCAGAAGGTCGATATAAGCTTCACTATGAAAAGACTCACCCTTCTAGCCTTCTTCACTATGCTCATGGCAAAACTGTTACTCAG GTTACCCTAGCACATTTGAAGGAGAAGCCAGCTCCATCAACTCCGACGTCTTCATCGTCCAGCTACAGTGCCAGTGGTGGGGTCAGATCAGCAGCAGCAAGGTGGCTAGGTGCTGGGAACGGGAGCCGCACGCTTGGATTTGCTGGGGGGAATGGTGGGAGTAAAAGTATTAGTAGTACTAGTAGGATTGGGTCATTGGGTGCTTCAAGTTCTAGTAATTCAATCACTAATATGAATTTTGATGGGAAAGGGACTTATTTAATCTTTAACGTTGGTGATGCTATCTTTATAAGTGATTTGAATTCTCAGGACAAG GATCCAATAAAGTCTATCAATTTCAGTAATTCGAACCCTATCTGCCACGCATTTGATCAAGATGCCAAAGATGGCCATGATTTGCTTATCGGGTTGAATTCTG TTTACTCTGTGTCACTGAGGCAGCAGTTACAGGATGTTGGAAAGAAGCTTGTTGGGGCGCAGCATTACAACAAAGATGGTTCTGTCAATAACAG TCGGTGTACTGGTATTGCATGGGTTCCCGGAAGTGATGGTGTTTTTGTGGTGGCTCATGCTGATGGAAACATGTACGTGTATGAAAAG AACAAGGAAGGAGCTGGTGATTCTTCATTCCCTGTTGTAAAAGACCAAACTCAATTTTCAGTTTCACATGCACGTTACAGTAAG AGTAACCCAATGGCGAGATGGCATGTTTGTCAAGGTTCAATTAATAGCATTGCTTTCTCCCATGATGGGGCATACTTAGCAACTGTTGGAAGAGATG GCTATCTGCGAGTTTTTGACTATTCAAAAGAACAGCTTGTATGTGGTGGCAAAAGTTATTATGGTGCTCTACTATGTTGCGCTTGGAG TATGGATGGGAAATATATTCTGACTGGAGGTGAAGATGACTTGGTTCAAGTTTGGAGTATGGAAGATCGAAAGGTTGTGGCATGGGGTGAGGGGCACAACTCATGG GTTAGTGGAGTGGCATTTGATTCGTATTGGTCATCACCTAATTCTGATGGCACAGGGGAGACTGTGATGTACCGGTTTGGTTCTGTTGGTCAG GACACACAGTTGTTATTGTGGGACCTGGAAATGGATGAGATTGTAGTGCCATTGCGTCTATGCCCTCCTGGTGGGTCTCCCACTTACACAACTGGGAGCCAATCTTCCCACTGGGACAACATAAGCCCATTGGGTACCCTGCAACCTGCCCCAAGTATCCGAGATGTTCCGAAAGTTTCTCCACTGGTTGCTCATCGTGTTCACAACGAACCACTCTCGGGCTTGATTTTTACCCAGGAATCAGTACTTACTGTTTGTCGAGAGGGACACATAAAAATCTGGATGAGACCCGGTGTTGGGGAAAGCCACTCAAGCAACAGTGAAACAGTGCTAACTAACAGTTTGAAGGATAAGCCGTTTGTATCCAGCAAGATTGGGAGTTCTAGCTACAAACAATGA